The following proteins come from a genomic window of Streptomyces liliiviolaceus:
- a CDS encoding sigma-70 family RNA polymerase sigma factor — MSDGTATVEDLDVRLEKHRVELTGYCYRMLGSSFEAEDAVQDTLVRAWRSYDKFEGRSSMRSWLYRIATNVCLDMLTAGNKRARPMDLTDSTPLAQAALTPRADNTWLEPMPDARVLPTVADPAEAAVAKESVRLAFMAALQQLPPKQRAVLILREVLAWKASEVAELLGTTVASVNSALQRARATLSESGDGSAAARAVTSDPLDEEQQKLLDRYVAAFEGYDMAALTALLHEDAVMTMPPFDLWLTGPADITGFMTTLGAACADSHLVPVAVNGLPGFAQYKPDPETGGRTAWAVQVLEISEGRITGFHCFLDTQRWFPLFGLPLQLEGQGDEGEQRA, encoded by the coding sequence ATGAGCGACGGTACGGCGACGGTGGAAGACCTCGATGTCCGGCTGGAGAAGCACCGGGTCGAGCTGACGGGGTACTGCTACCGCATGCTCGGCTCGTCCTTCGAGGCCGAGGACGCGGTGCAGGACACGCTGGTGCGCGCCTGGCGCAGCTACGACAAGTTCGAGGGCCGCTCCTCGATGCGTTCGTGGCTGTACCGGATCGCGACGAACGTCTGCCTGGACATGCTGACCGCCGGCAACAAACGGGCCCGGCCGATGGATCTGACGGACTCGACGCCCCTCGCGCAGGCCGCCCTGACGCCGCGCGCGGACAACACCTGGCTGGAGCCGATGCCGGACGCGCGCGTGCTGCCGACGGTCGCCGACCCGGCCGAGGCCGCCGTCGCCAAGGAGTCGGTGCGTCTCGCCTTCATGGCCGCCCTGCAGCAGCTGCCGCCCAAGCAGCGGGCCGTGCTCATCCTGCGTGAGGTGCTGGCGTGGAAGGCGAGCGAGGTGGCCGAGTTGCTCGGCACGACGGTCGCCTCCGTGAACAGCGCGCTGCAGCGGGCGCGTGCGACGCTCTCGGAGAGCGGCGACGGGAGCGCGGCGGCGCGGGCCGTCACCTCCGATCCGCTCGACGAGGAGCAGCAGAAGCTGCTCGATCGCTATGTGGCCGCCTTCGAGGGGTACGACATGGCGGCGCTGACGGCCCTCCTGCACGAGGACGCCGTGATGACGATGCCGCCGTTCGACCTGTGGCTGACCGGGCCCGCGGACATCACGGGCTTCATGACGACGCTCGGTGCGGCCTGCGCGGACTCCCATCTGGTGCCGGTCGCGGTGAACGGACTGCCGGGCTTCGCCCAGTACAAGCCGGATCCCGAGACGGGTGGCCGTACGGCGTGGGCCGTGCAGGTCCTGGAGATCTCAGAGGGGCGGATCACGGGGTTCCACTGCTTCCTCGACACGCAGCGGTGGTTCCCGCTGTTCGGGCTGCCGCTCCAGCTCGAAGGGCAGGGCGACGAGGGCGAGCAGCGCGCGTAG
- a CDS encoding STAS domain-containing protein: protein MSSAPRPGLPHVDATTPPVLVLPGPVTKDDVPRLCEAVRARLQDTTAHVVVCDVADLGPPGLTTVDALARMQLAARRAGGRLRLRSPDPALRALLALVALPFELERQPEQREPPLRVEEAVEPRDPPL, encoded by the coding sequence ATGAGTTCCGCGCCCCGCCCCGGTCTACCGCACGTGGACGCCACGACACCCCCCGTACTCGTACTGCCCGGCCCCGTCACCAAGGACGACGTGCCGAGGCTCTGCGAAGCCGTGCGCGCACGGCTGCAGGACACCACGGCCCACGTCGTCGTCTGCGACGTCGCGGACCTGGGCCCACCGGGCCTGACGACCGTCGACGCCCTGGCCAGGATGCAGCTCGCGGCCCGCCGCGCCGGAGGCCGCCTCAGACTCCGCTCCCCGGACCCCGCCCTACGCGCGCTGCTCGCCCTCGTCGCCCTGCCCTTCGAGCTGGAGCGGCAGCCCGAACAGCGGGAACCACCGCTGCGTGTCGAGGAAGCAGTGGAACCCCGTGATCCGCCCCTCTGA
- a CDS encoding AEC family transporter, whose amino-acid sequence MQGVLNGFAVIAVVIAVGYLIGRRGYLGDNGREVLTKLAFHVATPALLFTTLARADLSVILSNRLLVTAISTFAVAGIFVAVGAVRRWGVGRTTIGALCSSYVNAGNLGIPIAVYVLGDASLVAPVLLFQQIVMTPVALTVLDLSGAGEKQPLWRQVTAPLRNPVGIGSLAGVAVSATGLTVPGPVMDPLTLIGNMSVPAVLLAFGISLCGSTMPGRGPDRAPVLLSVALKSVGQPLAAWALAAGVFGLRGEHLLDVVVTSALPAAQNLFTYASRYRVGEVLARESILLSTMLAVPVLVVIAALLG is encoded by the coding sequence GTGCAGGGGGTGCTGAACGGGTTCGCCGTCATCGCCGTCGTCATCGCGGTCGGCTATCTGATCGGGCGTCGGGGGTATCTCGGCGACAACGGACGGGAGGTGCTGACCAAGCTCGCCTTCCACGTCGCCACGCCCGCGCTGCTCTTCACGACCCTCGCGCGGGCCGACCTGTCGGTGATCCTGTCGAACCGGCTGCTGGTGACGGCGATCAGCACGTTCGCCGTGGCCGGGATCTTCGTCGCGGTCGGTGCCGTACGCCGCTGGGGCGTGGGCCGTACGACGATCGGCGCGCTCTGCTCCAGCTACGTCAACGCGGGCAATCTCGGTATCCCGATCGCCGTGTACGTCCTCGGGGACGCCTCACTCGTCGCGCCGGTCCTGCTGTTCCAGCAGATCGTGATGACACCGGTCGCGCTGACGGTCCTCGACCTGTCGGGCGCGGGCGAGAAGCAGCCCCTCTGGCGTCAGGTCACCGCTCCCCTGCGCAACCCCGTCGGGATCGGCTCACTGGCCGGGGTGGCCGTCTCGGCGACGGGGCTGACCGTCCCGGGGCCCGTCATGGACCCGCTGACCCTGATCGGCAACATGTCCGTACCGGCCGTGCTGCTCGCCTTCGGCATCTCCCTGTGCGGCAGCACGATGCCGGGCCGCGGGCCGGACCGGGCACCCGTACTGCTCTCCGTCGCCCTGAAGTCCGTGGGCCAGCCCCTGGCGGCCTGGGCACTGGCGGCGGGTGTCTTCGGCCTGCGGGGCGAGCACCTGCTGGACGTGGTCGTCACCTCGGCCCTGCCGGCCGCCCAGAACCTCTTCACCTACGCCTCGCGCTACCGCGTCGGCGAGGTCCTGGCCCGCGAGTCGATCCTGCTGTCGACGATGCTGGCGGTACCGGTGCTGGTGGTGATCGCGGCGCTGCTGGGATGA
- a CDS encoding thymidine phosphorylase, with the protein MSMDAISVIRTKRDRGELSDGQIDWVIDAYTRGEVADYQMAALNMAILLNGMNRREIATWTAAMIASGERMDFSSLSRPTADKHSTGGVGDKITLPLAPLVAACGAAVPQLSGRGLGHTGGTLDKLESVPGWRAALSNDEMLSVLDSVGAVICAAGDGLAPADKKLYALRDVTGTVEAIPLIASSIMSKKIAEGTGSLVLDVKVGSGAFMKTIEDARELASTMVGLGTDHGVRTVALLTDMSTPLGLTAGNALEVRESVEVLAGGGPSDVVELTLALAREMLDAAGIKDADPAKALADGSAMDAWRRMIAAQGGDPDAPLPTSREQHVVKAPASGVLTRLDAYDIGVAAWRLGAGRARKEDPVQAAAGIELHAKPGDTVTEGQPLLTLHTDTPERFDYALEAVTDAYDVTTPGTEFKTPPVVLERIA; encoded by the coding sequence TTGTCGATGGACGCCATCTCCGTGATCCGCACCAAGCGGGACCGCGGCGAGCTGAGCGACGGGCAGATCGACTGGGTCATCGACGCGTACACGCGCGGTGAGGTCGCCGACTACCAGATGGCCGCCCTCAACATGGCGATCCTGCTCAACGGCATGAACCGCCGGGAGATCGCCACCTGGACCGCCGCGATGATCGCCTCCGGCGAGCGCATGGACTTCTCGTCCCTGTCCCGCCCGACGGCCGACAAGCACTCCACGGGCGGCGTCGGCGACAAGATCACGCTCCCGCTCGCGCCCCTCGTGGCGGCCTGCGGCGCGGCCGTCCCGCAGCTGTCCGGCCGGGGCCTCGGCCACACCGGCGGCACCCTCGACAAGCTGGAGTCGGTCCCGGGCTGGCGCGCGGCGCTCTCGAACGACGAGATGCTCTCCGTCCTGGACTCGGTCGGCGCGGTGATCTGCGCGGCGGGCGACGGCCTGGCCCCCGCGGACAAGAAGCTCTACGCGCTGCGTGACGTGACCGGCACGGTCGAGGCGATCCCGCTGATCGCCTCCTCGATCATGTCGAAGAAGATCGCGGAGGGTACGGGCTCGCTCGTCCTGGACGTGAAGGTCGGCAGCGGCGCCTTCATGAAGACCATCGAGGACGCCCGCGAGCTGGCCTCCACGATGGTGGGCCTGGGCACGGACCACGGCGTACGGACGGTCGCGCTCCTCACCGACATGTCCACCCCGCTCGGCCTGACCGCCGGCAACGCCCTGGAGGTCCGCGAGTCGGTCGAGGTCCTGGCCGGCGGCGGCCCGTCCGACGTCGTGGAACTCACCCTCGCCCTGGCCCGCGAGATGCTGGACGCGGCGGGCATCAAGGACGCCGACCCGGCGAAGGCACTGGCCGACGGCTCGGCGATGGACGCGTGGCGCCGCATGATCGCGGCCCAGGGCGGCGACCCGGACGCCCCGCTCCCCACGTCCCGCGAACAGCACGTCGTCAAGGCCCCGGCCTCCGGTGTCCTGACCCGCCTGGACGCGTACGACATCGGCGTCGCCGCCTGGCGCCTGGGCGCGGGCCGCGCCCGCAAGGAGGACCCGGTGCAGGCCGCCGCGGGCATCGAACTCCACGCCAAGCCCGGCGACACGGTGACCGAGGGCCAGCCCCTCCTCACCCTCCACACGGACACCCCGGAACGCTTCGACTACGCCCTGGAGGCGGTGACGGACGCGTACGACGTGACGACCCCCGGCACGGAGTTCAAGACGCCACCGGTGGTGCTGGAACGTATCGCCTGA
- a CDS encoding cytidine deaminase, which yields MTAAGTGPAEVDWKALREVAREAMSRAYAPYSGYPVGVAALVDDGRVISGCNVENASYGLGLCAECGLVSQLQNTGGGRLTHFTCVDGHGEILVPCGRCRQLLYEFGGPDLILETPAGLLPLSEMLPQAFGPDHLTR from the coding sequence GTGACGGCGGCCGGGACCGGGCCGGCCGAGGTCGACTGGAAGGCCCTGCGGGAGGTGGCGCGCGAGGCGATGTCCCGCGCGTACGCCCCCTACTCGGGCTACCCGGTCGGGGTCGCGGCCCTGGTCGACGACGGCCGGGTGATCTCCGGCTGCAACGTGGAGAACGCCTCGTACGGACTCGGCCTGTGCGCCGAGTGCGGGCTGGTCTCGCAGCTCCAGAACACCGGGGGAGGCCGGCTCACGCACTTCACGTGCGTGGACGGCCACGGCGAGATCCTCGTCCCGTGCGGCCGCTGCCGCCAGCTCCTGTACGAGTTCGGCGGCCCCGATCTCATTCTGGAGACCCCGGCCGGCCTCCTCCCGCTCTCCGAGATGCTCCCGCAGGCCTTCGGCCCGGACCACCTCACCAGGTGA
- a CDS encoding ABC transporter permease — protein sequence MSTSTVAKPQAPKPARGRRRISLPVLLLLIAGLLVLVSVVRLITDANGITSTGQMSTALRLAVPIGLAGLGGLWAERAGVVNIGLEGMMILGTWFGAWAGFQWGPWTGVAFGIIGGALGGLLHAIVTVTFNVNHIVSGVAINILALGATRYLSTFAFEGEEGGTSKQSPPVDSLGTFDIPGLSDWLQTLNGKHWFLVSDLAGLVGGLFTDLSPLTVIAVLLVPVTWWVLWRTSFGLRLRSCGENPVAAESLGVNVYKYKYLAVVISGGFAGLGGAFLSLVASNIYLEGQTGGRGYIGLAAMIFGNWMPGGLALGAGLFGYTDSLKLRGGGTNVHALLLLLALLLIIGAAYFVWKKRYVHAAITGVLGVLVFLWYATTNEVPNQVVTATPYVVTLLVLALSAQRLRMPKADGMPYRRGQGK from the coding sequence ATGAGCACCTCGACCGTCGCCAAGCCGCAGGCGCCGAAGCCCGCCCGGGGCCGCCGCCGTATCTCGCTCCCGGTCCTGCTCCTGCTCATCGCGGGCCTGCTGGTCCTCGTCTCCGTCGTCCGCCTCATCACCGACGCGAACGGCATCACCTCCACCGGCCAGATGTCCACCGCCCTGCGCCTGGCCGTACCGATCGGCCTCGCGGGACTCGGCGGACTGTGGGCCGAGCGCGCGGGCGTCGTCAACATCGGCCTCGAAGGCATGATGATCCTCGGCACCTGGTTCGGCGCCTGGGCCGGCTTCCAGTGGGGCCCGTGGACCGGTGTCGCCTTCGGCATCATCGGCGGCGCGCTCGGCGGTCTGCTGCACGCGATCGTCACCGTGACCTTCAACGTCAACCACATCGTCTCCGGTGTGGCCATCAACATCCTGGCCCTCGGCGCCACCCGCTATCTGTCGACCTTCGCCTTCGAGGGCGAGGAGGGCGGTACGTCGAAGCAGTCGCCGCCCGTCGACTCGCTCGGCACCTTCGACATCCCGGGGCTCTCGGACTGGCTCCAGACGCTGAACGGCAAGCACTGGTTCCTGGTCTCCGACCTCGCCGGTCTGGTCGGCGGCCTCTTCACCGACCTGTCGCCGCTCACCGTGATCGCCGTCCTGCTCGTCCCGGTCACCTGGTGGGTGCTGTGGCGCACCTCCTTCGGGCTGCGGCTGCGCTCCTGCGGCGAGAACCCGGTGGCCGCGGAGTCGCTCGGCGTCAACGTCTACAAGTACAAGTACCTGGCCGTGGTCATCTCCGGCGGCTTCGCCGGACTCGGCGGCGCGTTCCTCTCCCTGGTCGCCTCCAACATCTACCTGGAGGGCCAGACCGGCGGGCGCGGCTACATCGGTCTCGCCGCGATGATCTTCGGCAACTGGATGCCGGGCGGACTCGCCCTGGGCGCGGGCCTGTTCGGCTACACCGACAGCCTCAAGCTCCGCGGCGGCGGCACCAACGTCCACGCGCTGCTCCTCCTGCTGGCGCTGCTCCTGATCATCGGCGCGGCGTACTTCGTCTGGAAGAAGCGGTACGTCCACGCGGCGATCACCGGTGTCCTCGGAGTCCTGGTCTTCCTCTGGTACGCCACCACCAACGAGGTCCCGAACCAGGTCGTCACCGCGACCCCGTACGTCGTCACGCTGCTGGTCCTCGCGCTCTCCGCGCAGCGCCTGCGGATGCCGAAGGCGGACGGCATGCCGTACCGGCGAGGGCAGGGCAAGTGA
- a CDS encoding ABC transporter permease: MKKFDKERVLLAVAGPVIALVAAVVLTSFVLLASGKSPIEPYTLMFEQAGFADVQVLIINQAGVYYLAALAVAVGFRMNLFNIGVDGQYRLAAMMTAVVGAHVSLPAALQIPFLMLIAVLTGAFWAGIAGVLKVTRGVSEVVATIMLNAIATSLIGYLTLTEVWGQPLGNNQTTGVMKESGWFPGFDMGDAGEIYGFTLIAVLAGVLYWLVLNRTRFGFDLRATGASETAAAASGVDAKRMVLTAMLISGGMAGLAGLPILLGDAHTYSLSFPTGLGFTGITIALLGRNNPVGIAFAALLVAFLDKASPALDYATPVAYDKEIAVIMQGLIVIAVVVSYEAVRVWGLRRQQRRVGAELAAAAANDNSKKEVAAR, from the coding sequence ATGAAGAAGTTCGACAAGGAGCGAGTGCTCCTCGCGGTGGCCGGACCGGTCATCGCGCTCGTGGCGGCCGTGGTGCTGACCTCGTTCGTGCTGCTCGCCTCGGGCAAGAGCCCGATCGAGCCGTACACCCTGATGTTCGAGCAGGCCGGTTTCGCCGACGTCCAGGTCCTGATCATCAACCAGGCCGGCGTCTACTACCTCGCCGCCCTCGCGGTCGCCGTCGGCTTCCGGATGAACCTCTTCAACATCGGCGTCGACGGCCAGTACCGCCTCGCCGCCATGATGACCGCGGTCGTCGGCGCGCACGTCTCGCTGCCCGCCGCCCTGCAGATCCCGTTCCTGATGCTGATCGCCGTGCTCACCGGCGCCTTCTGGGCCGGTATCGCGGGTGTCCTGAAGGTGACCCGCGGAGTGAGCGAGGTCGTCGCGACGATCATGCTCAACGCCATCGCCACCAGCCTCATCGGCTACCTCACCCTCACCGAGGTCTGGGGCCAGCCGCTCGGCAACAACCAGACCACCGGCGTGATGAAGGAGTCCGGCTGGTTCCCCGGCTTCGACATGGGCGACGCGGGCGAGATCTACGGCTTCACCCTGATCGCCGTACTCGCCGGTGTCCTGTACTGGCTGGTCCTCAACCGCACCCGCTTCGGCTTCGACCTGCGCGCCACCGGCGCCTCCGAGACCGCGGCCGCCGCCTCCGGCGTGGACGCCAAGCGCATGGTCCTCACCGCGATGCTCATCTCCGGCGGCATGGCGGGCCTCGCCGGCCTGCCGATCCTCCTCGGCGACGCCCACACCTACAGCCTGTCCTTCCCGACGGGCCTCGGCTTCACCGGCATCACCATCGCGCTGCTCGGCCGCAACAACCCGGTCGGCATCGCCTTCGCCGCCCTGCTGGTCGCCTTCCTCGACAAGGCCTCGCCCGCCCTCGACTACGCGACCCCGGTGGCGTACGACAAGGAGATCGCGGTGATCATGCAGGGTCTCATCGTGATCGCGGTCGTCGTCTCCTACGAGGCCGTACGCGTCTGGGGCCTGCGCCGCCAGCAGCGGCGCGTCGGTGCCGAACTGGCCGCTGCCGCCGCCAACGACAACTCCAAGAAGGAGGTGGCTGCCCGATGA
- a CDS encoding ABC transporter ATP-binding protein: MSVELAGITKRFPGVVANHDIHLSVRKGTVHALVGENGAGKSTLMKILYGMQKPDEGTIAVDGEQVAFASPADAIARGIGMVHQHFMLADYLTVLENVVLGSEKLYGIGGAARDKIREISDRYGLGVRPDALVEDLGVADRQRVEILKVLYRGARILILDEPTAVLVPQEVDALFDNLRELKAEGLSVIFISHKLGEVLSVADEITVIRRGTTVGTAVPAETTSRQLAEMMVGSELPTPETAESTVTDKPVIQVEGLTVYAAGGASLGETGTVGDAPAAGSLAGDAAGGDAKRVLDDVTFTIHAGEVMGIAGVEGNGQTELVDALIGLKNADSGTLRFIGEEITSWPTRRRREQGVGYIPEDRHRHGLLLEAPLWENRILGHVTEKPNAKGRWLDIKGAQADTRRIVEEYDVRTPGIDVTAASLSGGNQQKLIVGREMSHKPRFLIAAHPTRGVDVGAQAAIWDQIREARREGLAVLLISADLDELIGLSDTLRVIYNGRLVADADPATITPEELGSAMTGAASGHLEHVEQAEREEHAAQAEEAPEDEAR, encoded by the coding sequence GTGTCGGTCGAACTCGCGGGGATCACCAAGCGCTTCCCCGGTGTCGTCGCCAACCACGACATCCACCTGTCCGTCCGCAAGGGCACCGTGCACGCCCTCGTCGGCGAGAACGGGGCAGGCAAGTCCACCCTGATGAAGATCCTCTACGGCATGCAGAAGCCGGACGAGGGCACCATCGCGGTCGACGGCGAGCAGGTCGCCTTCGCCAGCCCCGCCGACGCCATCGCGCGCGGCATCGGCATGGTCCACCAGCACTTCATGCTGGCCGACTACCTCACCGTCCTGGAGAACGTCGTCCTCGGCAGCGAGAAGCTGTACGGCATCGGCGGCGCAGCCCGCGACAAGATCAGGGAGATCTCCGACCGGTACGGCCTCGGGGTCCGCCCGGACGCCCTCGTCGAGGACCTCGGCGTCGCCGACCGCCAGCGCGTGGAGATCCTCAAGGTCCTCTACCGCGGCGCCCGCATCCTGATCCTGGACGAGCCCACCGCCGTCCTCGTGCCGCAGGAGGTCGACGCGCTCTTCGACAACCTCCGCGAGCTCAAGGCCGAGGGCCTGTCCGTCATCTTCATCTCCCACAAGCTGGGCGAGGTCCTGTCGGTCGCCGACGAGATCACCGTCATCCGCCGCGGCACGACGGTCGGCACGGCCGTCCCCGCCGAGACCACCTCCCGGCAGCTCGCCGAGATGATGGTCGGCAGCGAACTGCCCACCCCCGAGACCGCCGAGTCGACGGTCACCGACAAGCCCGTCATCCAGGTCGAGGGCCTCACCGTGTACGCGGCGGGCGGCGCCTCCCTCGGCGAGACCGGCACCGTCGGCGACGCCCCGGCCGCCGGATCGCTCGCGGGCGACGCGGCGGGCGGCGACGCCAAGCGCGTCCTGGACGACGTCACCTTCACCATCCACGCCGGTGAGGTCATGGGCATCGCCGGGGTCGAGGGCAACGGCCAGACCGAACTGGTCGACGCCCTGATCGGCCTCAAGAACGCCGACTCGGGCACCCTGCGCTTCATCGGCGAGGAGATCACCTCCTGGCCCACCCGCAGGCGCCGCGAACAGGGCGTCGGCTACATCCCCGAGGACCGCCACCGCCACGGCCTGCTCCTCGAAGCCCCGCTGTGGGAGAACCGCATCCTGGGCCACGTCACCGAGAAGCCCAACGCCAAGGGCAGGTGGCTCGACATCAAGGGCGCCCAGGCCGACACCCGCCGCATCGTCGAGGAGTACGACGTCCGGACGCCCGGCATCGACGTCACGGCGGCCTCCCTGTCCGGCGGCAACCAGCAGAAGCTGATCGTCGGCCGCGAGATGAGCCACAAGCCGCGCTTCCTGATCGCCGCCCACCCCACCCGCGGTGTGGACGTCGGCGCGCAGGCCGCGATCTGGGACCAGATCCGCGAGGCCCGCCGCGAGGGCCTCGCCGTGCTGCTCATCTCAGCCGACCTGGACGAGCTGATCGGCCTCTCCGACACCCTCCGGGTGATCTACAACGGCCGGCTCGTCGCGGACGCCGACCCGGCCACCATCACTCCGGAGGAGCTGGGTTCGGCCATGACGGGCGCCGCCTCCGGCCACCTGGAGCACGTGGAGCAGGCAGAGCGCGAAGAGCACGCAGCGCAGGCAGAGGAAGCCCCGGAGGACGAGGCCCGATGA
- a CDS encoding BMP family lipoprotein, with protein sequence MRRVSRIAVAGVATATLTAALAACGGTSNDAADSGDGKSKGIALAYDVGGKGDQSFNDAATAGMEKAAAEFKYGSKAVEPTDGESDADKVQRLQTLAKAGYNPVVGVGYAYAPAVAEVAEKFPKTTFGIVDDETIDKKNVADMVFHEEQSSYLAGVAAALTTKSKTVGFVGGVDIPLIHKFEAGYKQGVADTNPKVKVVSQFLTEKAEDGGFASPDKGKTAAEGQIEDGADVVYHAAGLSGQGVIEAASAAKVWAIGVDSDQYSQDALKAYKQYILTSATKDVAGAVYNLAKSVQDGKPETGVVRASLKTGGVGLADSNPEFKDNAKLQEALKKATDGINDGTIKVKTS encoded by the coding sequence ATGCGCCGGGTGTCCCGAATCGCTGTCGCGGGCGTTGCGACCGCTACCCTCACCGCCGCCCTCGCTGCTTGCGGCGGCACGTCCAACGACGCCGCTGACAGCGGCGACGGCAAGAGCAAGGGCATCGCCCTCGCGTACGACGTCGGCGGCAAGGGCGACCAGTCCTTCAACGACGCCGCGACCGCCGGAATGGAGAAGGCCGCCGCGGAGTTCAAGTACGGCTCCAAGGCCGTCGAGCCCACCGACGGCGAGTCCGACGCCGACAAGGTGCAGCGCCTGCAGACGCTGGCCAAGGCGGGCTACAACCCGGTGGTCGGCGTCGGCTACGCCTACGCGCCGGCGGTCGCCGAGGTCGCCGAGAAGTTCCCGAAGACCACGTTCGGCATCGTCGACGACGAGACGATCGACAAGAAGAACGTCGCCGACATGGTCTTCCACGAGGAGCAGTCCTCGTACCTCGCGGGTGTCGCCGCGGCCCTCACCACCAAGTCCAAGACCGTCGGCTTCGTCGGCGGCGTGGACATCCCGCTGATCCACAAGTTCGAGGCGGGCTACAAGCAGGGCGTCGCGGACACCAACCCGAAGGTCAAGGTCGTCTCGCAGTTCCTCACCGAGAAGGCCGAGGACGGCGGCTTCGCCAGCCCCGACAAGGGCAAGACCGCCGCCGAGGGCCAGATCGAGGACGGCGCCGACGTGGTCTACCACGCGGCCGGCCTCTCCGGTCAGGGTGTCATCGAGGCCGCCTCCGCCGCCAAGGTGTGGGCGATCGGCGTCGACTCCGACCAGTACAGCCAGGACGCCCTGAAGGCGTACAAGCAGTACATCCTCACCTCGGCCACCAAGGACGTCGCGGGCGCGGTCTACAACCTCGCCAAGTCGGTCCAGGACGGCAAGCCCGAGACGGGCGTCGTGCGCGCCTCCCTCAAGACCGGCGGCGTCGGCCTCGCGGACTCGAACCCGGAGTTCAAGGACAACGCGAAGCTGCAGGAGGCCCTGAAGAAGGCCACCGACGGCATCAACGACGGCACGATCAAGGTGAAGACCTCGTAG
- a CDS encoding BMP family lipoprotein, with protein sequence MRRISRRTRLSQAAVAVAVVVVAASGCGETSSDSSGSDTESGSGSGYKGKGIGLAYDIGGRGDQSFNDAAYSGFEKARKEFKIGGNDIEPSDGESDADKVQRLTQMAKAGYNPIVGVGYIYAPAVKEVAAKYPKTTFAVIDDAQVQAKNVADMVFAEEQASYLAGVAAAKATKKKHVGFIGGVDIPLIHKFEDGFVQGVKSVDPKIDIEKRYLTEKPEDGGFSNPSMGKEAASGQVEAGADVIYHAAGLSGQGVIQEAAAQKVWAIGVDSDQYKQKALAASKEWILGSALKDVGGAVYEVTKSVVDGKPLSGEHRGDLKSGGVGFADSNPKYKEMTDVVEAVEKAKEDIVSGTVTVKTD encoded by the coding sequence ATGCGTCGGATCTCTCGGAGAACCAGGCTTTCTCAAGCCGCTGTCGCCGTCGCGGTCGTCGTCGTCGCGGCCTCCGGCTGCGGTGAGACCAGCAGCGACTCCTCGGGCAGCGACACCGAGTCCGGCTCAGGCTCCGGCTACAAGGGCAAGGGCATCGGGCTCGCCTACGACATCGGCGGCCGGGGAGACCAGTCCTTCAACGACGCCGCCTACAGCGGGTTCGAGAAGGCCCGCAAGGAATTCAAGATCGGCGGGAACGACATCGAGCCGAGCGACGGCGAGTCGGACGCCGACAAGGTGCAGCGGCTGACCCAGATGGCGAAGGCCGGCTACAACCCCATCGTCGGCGTCGGCTACATCTACGCCCCGGCGGTCAAGGAGGTCGCCGCCAAGTACCCGAAGACCACCTTCGCCGTCATCGACGACGCCCAGGTGCAGGCGAAGAACGTCGCCGACATGGTGTTCGCCGAGGAGCAGGCCTCCTACCTCGCCGGTGTCGCCGCCGCCAAGGCCACGAAGAAGAAGCACGTGGGCTTCATCGGCGGAGTGGACATCCCCCTCATCCACAAGTTTGAGGACGGCTTCGTCCAGGGGGTCAAGTCCGTCGACCCGAAGATCGACATCGAGAAGCGGTACCTCACCGAGAAGCCCGAGGACGGCGGGTTCTCCAACCCGAGCATGGGCAAGGAGGCCGCCAGCGGGCAGGTCGAGGCCGGCGCCGACGTGATCTACCACGCGGCCGGTCTGTCCGGCCAGGGCGTCATCCAGGAGGCCGCGGCGCAGAAGGTCTGGGCGATCGGGGTCGACTCGGACCAGTACAAGCAGAAGGCGCTCGCCGCGTCGAAGGAATGGATCCTCGGCTCCGCGCTCAAGGACGTGGGCGGCGCGGTGTACGAGGTCACGAAGTCCGTCGTGGACGGGAAGCCGCTCTCCGGTGAGCACCGGGGCGACCTGAAGTCGGGCGGGGTGGGCTTCGCCGACTCGAACCCGAAGTACAAGGAGATGACGGACGTCGTCGAGGCGGTGGAGAAGGCGAAGGAGGACATCGTGAGCGGCACGGTGACGGTCAAGACCGACTGA